In one Salvelinus sp. IW2-2015 linkage group LG26, ASM291031v2, whole genome shotgun sequence genomic region, the following are encoded:
- the LOC111952827 gene encoding calcium/calmodulin-dependent protein kinase type 1D-like, producing MARENGESGGDGSWKKNVDDIKLVFEFKEVLGTGAFSEVIMAREKATGKMVAVKCIPKKALKGKETSIENEITVLRKIKHENIVALEDIYESSNHLYLIMQLVSGGELFDRIVEKGFYTEMDASRLIKQVLDAVNYLHAMGIVHRDLKPENLLYYNPHDEAKIMISDFGLSKMEGTGDVMATACGTPGYVAPEVLAQKPYSKAVDCWSIGVIAYILLCGYPPFYDENDSKLFEQILKADYEFDAPYWDDISDSAKEFISSLMEKDPEKRFTCDQALAHPWIAGDTALCKNIHESVSRQMRKNFAKSKWRQAFNATAVIRHMRRLQLGSSLNSSFGSSRSFDQQGPNSMLAKSMSVDCATLSRKDGPPQPLPTLPLSTAACTAPASIRGEPQAELQVVATAAAVEPPRPRPSTVSTIHMGTK from the exons TGGTGCGTTCTCTGAGGTGATCATGGCCAGGGAGAAGGCCACAGGGAAGATGGTTGCAGTGAAGTGCATCCCCAAGAAAGCGCTGAAGGGGAAAGAGACCAGCATTGAGAATGAAATCACCGTGCTTCGGAA GATAAAACATGAGAACATTGTGGCTTTGGAGGACATCTATGAGAGCTCCAACCACCTATACCTCATCATGCAGTT GGTGTCTGGTGGTGAGTTGTTTGACCGCATCGTAGAGAAGGGTTTCTACACCGAGATGGATGCCAGCAGGCTCATTAAACAGGTGCTTGACGCTGTCAACTACCTCCATGCTATGGGCATCGTACACAGAGACCTCAAG CCAGAGAACCTGCTTTACTACAACCCCCATGATGAGGCCAAGATCATGATCAGTGACTTTGGTCTGTCTAAGATGGAGGGGACAGGAGACGTGATGGCTACAGCCTGTGGGACGCCAGGATATGTGG CCCCAGAGGTTCTGGCTCAGAAGCCCTACAGCAAAGCAGTGGACTGCTGGTCGATCGGAGTCATCGCTTACATTCT GTTGTGTGGTTACCCTCCATTCTATGACGAGAATGACTCTAAGTTGTTTGAGCAGATACTCAAGGCAGACTATGAGTTTGATGCACCCTATTGGGATGATATATCGGATTCag CCAAAGAGTTCATCAGCTCTCTGATGGAGAAGGATCCAGAGAAGAGATTCACCTGTGACCAGGCTCTAGCCCACCCCTG GATTGCTGGGGACACGGCTCTCTGCAAGAACATCCATGAATCAGTCAGTCGGCAGATGAGGAAAAATTTTGCCAAAAGCAAATGGAGG CAAGCGTTTAACGCCACGGCAGTGATTCGTCATATGAGGCGCTTGCAGCTGGGCAGTAGTCTGAACAGTAGCTTTGGCAGCAGTAGGAGCTTTGACCAACAGGGACCGAACTCTATGCTGGCCAAGAGCATGTCTGTAGACTGTGCCACCCTCTCACGCAAAGACG GTCCTCCACAACCTCTGcccactctgcctctctccactGCAGCCTGCACTGCCCCTGCCAGCATCAGAGGGGAACCACAGGCAGAACTACAGGTTGTGGCTACAGCTGCAGCGGTGGAGCCACCCCGGCCACGTCCCTCCACAGTCTCCACCATCCACATGGGGACTAAATGA
- the LOC111952849 gene encoding LOW QUALITY PROTEIN: unique cartilage matrix-associated protein (The sequence of the model RefSeq protein was modified relative to this genomic sequence to represent the inferred CDS: inserted 2 bases in 1 codon) produces MSWPHATFLVAVLLSLSLSQEVDSAAVPDDKGTTKATDPRGPLREIFMPEADAANFFRRRSRRAAKSQDEIDAEQRQVLAADKRKRENHEEQMNEFENYAEEEHDEQDERPXESTEQWREFPL; encoded by the exons ATGTCCTGGCCGCATGCAACCTTCCTTGTCGCTGTGCTCCTGTCACTGTCCT TATCTCAGGAGGTAGACAGTGCAGCTGTCCCCGATGATAAGGGCACTACCAAGGCAACCGACCCGAGAG gTCCACTGAGGGAGATCTTCATGCCCGAGGCCGATGCAGCAAACTTCTTCAGACGCCGCAGCAGGAGAGCTGCCAAGTCTCAGGACGAAATTGACG CTGAACAGAGGCAGGTGCTGGCTGCAGATAAGCGGAAGAGAGAGAACCATGAGGAACAGATGAATGAGTTTGAGAACTACGCTGAGGAGGAGCATGACG AGCAAGACGAGAGACC GGAGAGCACCGAGCAGTGGCGAGAGTTTCCACTATGA